A stretch of the Papaver somniferum cultivar HN1 chromosome 6, ASM357369v1, whole genome shotgun sequence genome encodes the following:
- the LOC113286358 gene encoding mediator of RNA polymerase II transcription subunit 15a-like: protein MGRALQEEISEINYRLINTVLDISSEDMNLTSAVGDDVEGRIVNCTFHPIGSSAEMFPVLPIRFLVSANYPYCSPTLIDKLSGNQSNEYENLLTKATTKFNTSLRCMSEPISLKEMAKSWDSCANAVFLEYARQNGGGSFSSRYGTWEKCVDAV from the exons ATGGGTCGTGCCCTTCAGGAAGAAATCAGTGAGATAAACTATAGGCTAATCAATACAGTATTGGACATCAGCAGTGAAGATATGAATCTGACGTCAGCCGTAGGTGATGATGTTGAAGGAAGGATTGTCAATTGTACATTCCACCCAATAGGCAGTTCAGCTGAAATG TTTCCTGTTCTACCTATACGGTTCCTAGTCTCTGCAAATTATCCCTACTGCTCCCCTACGTTAATAGATAAGTTGTCTGGCAATCAGAG TAACGAGTACGAAAATCTACTGACAAAAGCAACAACAAAGTTCAATACATCCCTCCGCTGCATGTCCGAACCAATTTCACTCAAAGAGATGGCTAAGAGTTGGGATTCTTGTGCCAATGCAGTTTTTCTTGAGTATGCCCGGCAGAATGGAGGAGGAAGCTTTAGCTCTAGATACGGTACTTGGGAAAAATGTGTTGATGCTGTTTGA